In Xiphophorus maculatus strain JP 163 A chromosome 17, X_maculatus-5.0-male, whole genome shotgun sequence, the genomic stretch aagttttttttttagcttaaactATATAAGCTATATTTATAGCTTTAAGCTTCTTCATAGTAAAACTAAAGTGTCCAGTGAAAACTGGAGGCTTCTGCGGCTTTTCTTTAACCCACTGCCTGCTTATAAATACTGAGACAGTCAATGAAAAGAGACAGCAGGGGTCAAGCCCCAATTATTGAGCCCAGATAAGTGAACGACACTGAAAATCGACCAAAATTTGGGTGTACTACAATTGGGCTAAAACTGTTAGTACATTCAAAAGCCTGCTAATAGATGTAAATTCAGCTCATCTATCACTAGATAAGATCACAAAGTAAGTGTTGAACCACAGAAACAGAGATGCTTGCTTATATAGCATAAAGACACGCAAACTCCTTTCAGAACCTAGAGGCAACATTGCCCCATGATGATGCAGCTTACAGAAGCAAAGCTGGTCGTGTGTAACCAGCACAGAATTACAGAGAGTAAAGCATGTTTGAAAGAACCAGCTAGTTCAGAGGTCCTCTGAACGCCACAGTACTTAACAGTACACAATGTCACACTGATGGTGGTGCTACTACATAATAGCCACAGCCAGAGGCGGTCCTAGCCGGTTTGGCACCATGGGCGAACAGCCCCCATTAGCGCCCCCAAGAAGTTTTGTAATGGCTGGAAGAGGCTGGACTGAAGAACAGTTACAGAGGTATTCATCTAGGCAGGTGATAAACTTTCAGCACAAGACCAACAGAAACCAAAGCCTACCACAGCAAGCGTAACCCAGCAGGAGTTCAGACACCAAAGAGAcaattcaatcaatcaagtttaattatttagcacatttcagcaacaaggcaggtCAAAtggtttcacataaaaaaaaccacacaaaaatgGTAAATATCTGTTCTGCTGTTGTCAGCTTCCTGTGGACAAGAACAATCGCCCAGCATGTCCAAAGGAGCACTACAGGGCCAGTGGTAATgagaacattttttcaaaaatcctTCTGGACCCAGTGGATCATAAATACATATAtctgcagtttaaaaaacaggtaaccacttttgttttttagtttttcatgttGCCTTTACTAAACTGCATGTTAAAGTGTGTCTGAATCTTTGAGTTTTCTTCCAGATTGAGCGCGTAACAGTGTTGAACTGCGGAGAATACACGAGTGCGGAGAAGTGTCGTACGGATCCATTCTGTGTCTGGTGTGTCTCTGAGGAAAGGTCAGAGAAACTTCAGGTGCGGCTGAATCCTCCAGAAAATTCTGAAAGTCGTGACGACAtgtttgaatttcttttcaGCTGCACATTTAGTAAAGATGAGTGCAAAGACGACTGGATGTCCATCCCTGATGAATACCAACAGGAAGTGATTTCCTACAGAGCTGAGAAGGACTCCACTGGACAGGTGGATCAATAACAGACTGATGACTTTATTCAGTTGGAACTACAAGTTATTGATTTCTTCTATTCGCTCCTTTCTCAGGTCAAAGTAGTCGTCAAAGTTCACCTGACTGTGGCACAGAAGATTCGGTCTGAACTTACCTGTGAGGTCTCTGCAAACCTTCGCTGGCATTGTCTGCCACAACCTCAGTACCCACAATGCACCTGCATTCTCTCTGACGAGATTAATGCTGAAGGTCAGTAACGTTTGGTAAATAAATTTCTCGTTGGCCCTACGTCATTGCAAAACTCCTAGGCTTGCATGATTTATCATCTGGCTTAtcattaaatattacaaatgaaaaccatagtaataaaaactacaatttaCATTAATCTTGATTACCGCatatttcaaaatcagaaatggCTGACAGTAAAGTCATAATGGAGCCCAATTATTACAATCTTGTGTGAAAGCCATCTTTCTGACAGAACAgaacaaatataatttaaccAGGGTGCAAATCCTAAAAATCCTAAATCAAGATCCAGTAGGAACTGTTATTTGTTGACACAGTTTGCATGAGGCTGGACTAAAATGCAACTCTGTTGAAATCTCTCAGGGTTCACTTATCTGTTGCAATGCtcaataagaactatttatcaGCTTGGTTCCTGTTCATCTTGTTGTCATCAAtgtaaagatgcaaaaaaagaaataatttttcattgtacctttaaaaaaagaagacaactTTATATTCAGTGAAATTCTGCCAAGAAACTCTATGCTTCATTTCCTATCATGTTGATATAACCTTATGTTGCATCAAAGCAGGCTAATCTGATAAAGCTACCTGGTAAGAAACACTGAACCAGTTACCTGGGTAACCAGTGACTAAAACTACTTTACCCAGAGTTACATAATCTCAATAGTACAAAGattacttgtttgtttttacttgcgGAGTGTAACACAAGTGTGTATTCGCTCACCAAAATGAACCAAATATTTTGGTGAGAGCTAAATAGTGTAAGTAGTAGTGAAGTCTTCCTGTGTCCTACAGCGAATGTCAGTACAAACCTCCATGTTGCTCCATACTGCAACCAAAAGCACAGAATCTGAGAAGAATCATCTATACTTCTGCATGTAGCcaattatttacatataaaacaaatacGTTGACCACAACATAggtttcacaaacacaaaaaaataaaatacttcatcTACTTGCCTCACTTTTATTGAACAGAActttattaaatacaatttcAGTAGCGTATGAATTGTAACGTTTCCCAGCTTGTTTGGtcttattcatgtatttaatgTTTAACTAACTAAAATAGCCTCCTGCTGTCTATATGTGCACACTGCTGTACagtgtattaaaatgtttcctactgtacagtattttgtcaaaaataactgctgtgatttttttttttcatttgcagaaCTTGATGTCACTGTAAATATTGCATTCAACAAAACAACACTGACGAAGCATCTAAAGCTATTCGACTGTTCTGACATTTCACTCTCGTAAGTTCATTTACGCTTTACAGATTTCaaatttcaagatattttaatCAGCCAACAATAAATCTCAACTCCAAACGTTTTCAAATGATAAGTGTGGTTATTTGTTTATAGAAGGAaactgttggataaattgtattattagtaattatcaaatatttgttgtatcatgtagccttgtagttacattttagataatgtttctgtgtgttaaataactttgattctatcctgagacttccctgggaaataggggtgacagctactctcagcagctgttgtcctgcaggacttcctacaagacggaggtgttaattgctcccagcagagttttacaggcctgacaatgggctctgctctgtgctgctttgtgatacaaagccgttgctttgaagctatgcaacTTGTCTTGTTCCACACcgtgcctggagcaagaaagatttagagtatagataacgtGTGTCTAgatagtgaatgttatttagcgctgcgACCAtatgatgaatgctttgaccccaccccatagaGTTGCAGCGCCCCATGTGGCAGGGTTTcctgaaatcaataaaatagaggagcgggagatgtgtttttcagagcggttggagatttgtaactgaaagcacatctctgtctgctctcctcgcgagaaacaaagaatctaactctcttgtctttcctaagtttgtttatttagacCTGACAGAAACTGTCCTAAATAAACCTGGGCGAATGTGAAAAAGTCattaagatgagaaaaaaaaagacatcgacatgtattgtgtgtttttgtaccGTTTGTAATAATCGTTACCATTGTTGTGCACCGATATATTACTACAACTACgttgttgttttctctgcaggtgtCAGCAGTGCATCAGAGCCGGATGTGGCTGGAGGGAGAGCCGCTGTACCTGGGACAGTGAAGGAGTGCGGAATGTAATCAGatggtttttaaagaaaagtctcCAAGTTTACCTGTGATGCATTCAGTTTTAAACCAACATTTGCCTGAAACAGTTGTATACTGACCGGCGAAAAGAAGCAGGTTAGGAAATGGAAGCAGACATTTCTGCCTGTTGAATTTGTTCCTGTTCTTTGGTTTGTAGGACAGTGTTTGCCGAAAGTCCACCTCTCAGGGAAACCTTGTGGTGAGTCTAACGTTCCACACGGTTCTTCTGACTCTCACCCAAGTTCAGAATAACACCAGAGAAGTTAAAACACTGAGGCAGTTTATTTTGGGTTTCCTGACAGCGGCCGGGGAACATCTCCGTCTTTCCCAGTCGTGTGTCTTACTACGGCAGAAATAACGCTACTTTGAGAGGTCGCAACCTCACAGATGTGATTGCCATCAAGGTCCACGCAGAAATGGACTGTTCCCCACAGGAGTAAGTCACTCTTTATGCTAAGCTACCATTTTGTGATCGTCTAGctaaagtgaaaatgtttaaaaatgctcaGGAACCTATTGATCCAGAAAGAATGCCAGCCTTTGACATTTGTGAGTCTGATTTTCATTCTTATAATATAATGAGATCTAAAATTAGGTTCTTTTTCCTCTGTTCCAACATGTCTGACTGATTAGATCTCCAGTTTGGAACAACACTGGTGAGAGTCTGACGTTCCACATTCCCAGTAGAACCAATGAAGCTGAAGCCAAAGTGTGTGCTGTCCTGTCTGATGGGAGTTGCCATGGCGAAGCTGATATAACCTACCAGTCAGCGCCATCTTGTACTGATGAGTTACTTGTCTTTACCTGGAGAAGGTAACGGAAGATATGTGATTGCAGAAATATCCACATTTTATAATGGGTATTAAAAGAGCTGGATATATTACACAGATTATGGGAGAGATCACTATTTAAGCAGCAGCACAACTCGAGTTGAAACTCTAAACTAGTTAGCATGTGTTGCCTCATTTAATGCAAATATGGTGACAAATGATTTTAAGGTTTCCTATAAAGTGTCACTTTAAGTAAAGTATCAGTATTGATCATACAATCAGCACCAGTAAGGATTAATGATTAAACTGTAAAGGAGAGTGGATAGTTAACGCACCctaaaaagattaaaaccaaTCATTCATCTAAAATGATTCCACAGTTGGTTTGCTCCTAATGTTTACAAAATACTTACAGTGGAACTTTTCAGCatcttatgttttattatgtttcctATTGTACATAGGCCTGATGAAGACAAAATCATTTCATATGTGGATCATTCTTACAGGTCTAGACGACTGTAATGATTTTCTTCTCTCACTGTTTCCGTCATCATACAGTGGGAAGAGGAAGGTCACAATTTTTGGATCTTATTTGGACTTTGTGGAAATGGTCGTGCACTATAATCACTCATACAACTATTCCCAAGAGGAAGAAACAGTTCCTGAGAACAAAACCTTTGAGGTGGGTGtatggacacacacacatataggTTTGTATTTTAGGACTTATTAggactttgtattgacttccattcattttagtaactcCATTTAtgcctaacagacatttttcctaACCGTTTCTATACGAGGCCTGTAGGATCTGAGTACCTCAATTATTGAAATTCCTTGAGGCAAATTATGTGCCTTgaagcttcgttaaattatgtttaactATTTAGCACAATGTGTTTCAACTGAACAAACATTTGTGTTGCTCAATGTGCTTACTGCTGTCACCGAGTTGTTGACGAATGCTAAGTGCTAGCTAGAGATAGGAACTGACAAGAATTTATCAATGCCAATTCCATTATCGATTAGATTCCTCATCAATTCTAATTGAGTTGGGACATAAACTCTTTAATTCAAAGTATGCACCATGTTGTATTTGATTCAAACTGATTTAAAgctgacttaaaataaaagtcaagtGAAATGCACATCAGCTATTTTTGTGCAGACAAATTtgcatgtttgacttttcaggAAGGATATTTCAGgaattatttcaagatatttcagatgttatttattttctcctgtgTAATTTTCCTCCTACCTGCCTCGATGGCAGCAGTTGCTAAGCGGAGGTACTAGTTCTCAACTAGTCATATTCAGTAGATTAGAATATTAATGAAACGTTCATGTATTTCAGTTAGTCAGTTCACTTGGTAAACACATTATGTAGGTTAATTCCCCACAGACTGACATTTAACAGGTTTGAACACATGATATTTAACATTATACTATGAtaacagaccaaaaaaaaaaaattttattgcagaaatgtCTAAATTATTGGTAATCAGTCATCCatactaaaaagaaaatctgtaattttgtcAGTAATAGAAAAACTCAGATTGGTCTTTGCATCAAAGAAGACATGCAGAAGTTGGCTGACATGTAGTTTCCATGATCTCTGACGTCGTATCCATGCCTGAGAGTTTTTATTGgcttattttattaagatttttatCACATTAGGTTGTTTAATAGTCACTTCAGTCACCAACACATTCACCTTCTTATCCTCTGGTGGTAAATGTAATAActgtgaatgttttaaaattctttacAGAATCTCACCTATGAAACACTTGACGGAAGAACTGCCCGGTGGTCCTACAGACTGTATTTGAAAGTAGCCAATGAAACATTGTATTGctctggaataaacttccatCCAGACCCACAGTTTCCCACATTTGTATCAAGGAGGACAGGAAACGATGTCCAAGTTATGATCCAggtgattttgttttacttttagtaTCTACATGTGATGGAAATGTCAGTTgtaatttgtttctgttctcttcAGTGTCTAGACGGGGACCTGGAGATGACAACAGAAGAGTTATCAGTGTGGGGCTTAAAGGATGGCAAGCAATACCCCTGCATCATGAAGGGCAAAAATAAAACGCATACTGGGGCAAACTATTTCATCTGCCAAATTCAAAACACAACTCATGTCAAATTTTCTCAGTTAACGGTAATATTATTAATCGGCAACGTACAATCTGAACATTTGCGTGGCGATGCATCAAACAGTCCTAGTGTACAGCAGTGCTGCTTGTAATTTAGCGTAAGCCATTAAATCTAATGTTTAGTCTTCATGCTGACCTGAAGTCATAGAGCACAAATACaaccttttgtaaaaaaaaaacaaaaaaacaatttaatatagTGTTGTCATTTTTTCCTCCAGATTAAATATGGACGAATGACAGTTCAGGTGGGGAATCCACCTCTGTCTGATCAGTACCTTCTGATGCTGCGCCTTCTGCTGGTTCCCTGTGGTACTGCAGGTAAATTTCAAGAGCGTGTGCTGTGTAACTTGGGCATATTCAACCTAGAtttgatagatagatagatagatagatagatagatagatagatagatagatagatagatagatagatagatagatagatagatagatagatagatagatagatagatagatagatagatagatagatagatagatagatagatagatagatagatagatagatagatagatagatagatagatagatagatagatagatagatagatagattcaCATGTCATTTTGATGTAAATagtgacaatttttttttatctgtccaCTGTTTAGTGCTGGTGATTATCTGTCAGTGCCTTGCTATGAAGAACAAGCCCTGATCCTTGGCGTCTTTCATCCTCAGAGTTCCAGGAAATACTTCATTTATGAAATGTTGGATTCATTCATATTAGATATGACATAGCTTCTCGCAAGGATTACCTTTATGTTGAacagttttgtaatttgtaagTGGAAAACCTCttccatgttttcatttccCGCAAATTCTTTGCCATATTAAAAGCCAACAGCCTCTGAGTGACCACCATTATGGTAGAAAGAGTTATCGTTTAGAATAATGGAGAAAACTGCAGCAGGTTAATGTAACTCAATAACCTGCCAGAGTAAAACATGGTGTTTATCTCCAGACGCTGAGGCCTAGCAGCTTGCCGCTGTGTGTTTGTTCAGGTTCA encodes the following:
- the LOC111611795 gene encoding plexin-C1-like, with the translated sequence MILLLCLLYLICGEPAWSLEKELFTAKEDIQQVAVANNGLYVATVKTLYRWVNLNVDPSQSPETAQLRANFSINVFLFDKNNRLISCGVNEKRNCYCEIRDQKNIKKPVYSKSIQVAPQRRSSGSVSFLVDVKEDSGQTETYILTAIKNPRDKTECSDDLETINLQNTDQKQSGKRFSWSGRSGDKPGIQTEADVEFVDGFQINSTVYLFSNVASGGKTNKVRLIWLQAQTNKTQTLESLHGATLSSSGGSRLLASSVVPGGQQVLWSGVFSVDGGESNTELLLFDVSPELSREANIDPDFYTSVDKPKNPSEPKSLEPKAVLFKKKYMNSVLVVKQDSWTVFFIGTSNGQLIKLPVDKNNRPACPKEHYRASGNENIFSKILLDPVDHKYIYLQFKKQIERVTVLNCGEYTSAEKCRTDPFCVWCVSEESCTFSKDECKDDWMSIPDEYQQEVISYRAEKDSTGQVKVVVKVHLTVAQKIRSELTCEVSANLRWHCLPQPQYPQCTCILSDEINAEELDVTVNIAFNKTTLTKHLKLFDCSDISLSCQQCIRAGCGWRESRCTWDSEGVRNDSVCRKSTSQGNLVRPGNISVFPSRVSYYGRNNATLRGRNLTDVIAIKVHAEMDCSPQESPVWNNTGESLTFHIPSRTNEAEAKVCAVLSDGSCHGEADITYQSAPSCTDELLVFTWRSGKRKVTIFGSYLDFVEMVVHYNHSYNYSQEEETVPENKTFENLTYETLDGRTARWSYRLYLKVANETLYCSGINFHPDPQFPTFVSRRTGNDVQVMIQCLDGDLEMTTEELSVWGLKDGKQYPCIMKGKNKTHTGANYFICQIQNTTHVKFSQLTIKYGRMTVQVGNPPLSDQYLLMLRLLLVPCGTAVLVIICQCLAMKNKP